Part of the Deltaproteobacteria bacterium genome is shown below.
TATTGATCGACAAAGGTGCGGTGCGGATTGATGTCGCGAAACAGGATGCCGTACATGCAGTCGTTGAGCATCATGTCGAGCCGTTCGATCGCGCCAAGCGCCGCGATCTCGGGCATGCACAGCCCCGACGCGTAATTCACGAGACGCACGTAACGGCCGACCTCGCGCGACACCTCGTCGAGCGCGGCGCGCATCAAACGGAAATTTTCGCGGGTGGCATAGGTGCCGCCGAAGCCCTCGGTCGTCGCGCCGTGCGGCACGTAGTCGAGCAGCGACTGGCCCGTGCTGCGGATCACGGCAACGATGTCCGCGCCCTGGCGCGCCGCCATCACGGCCTGCGTGATGTCTTCGTAGATGTTGCCCGTGGCGACGATGACATAGAGCCACGGCCACGGCGGATCGCCGGTTTCGCCGCGCAGGTCGCGCCGGCGCGCCGCCGCGTCGTCGATCGCGCGCAGCGCCGCTTCGGTCAGGCGGTCGGCAACAGGCCGCCATGTGTCGTCCGGCGCATCGACGCGCGCCGTGATGTCGTACGCGCCCGCCGCGATCGCCTCGCCGAGCCGACCGATCTCCCACCCCGTCTCGCGCAGCGCCGCGGCCACGGGACGACTCGCCCCGCGTGCGAGCACGCCGCGCAGCCGGTCGATGACGACGTTCGGCAGCGGCACGCCGGCGGCGTCCACGCCGTCCAGGCCCCACAGGCGCAGCGTTGCGCGTTCCACCGCATCGGTGGTGCGTTCGTCGATGAAAGACTGGACGCCGGCGGCAATGCGCGCCGCGAGTTCACGGGCGCGCGCCGGGATTTCAGGCGGAATCGAAAGACGCATGTTGGGCCTCGCGGCGGCCGGGCCGGTCGCACAAATCGAGCGCGCGGCGCGTCAGGGCTTGGCGAAGCGCTTGACGAACTCGGCGTACTTGGGCCACTCGGACGCGAACATGTCGGCAACGCGCTTGGAGATCGTCTTGCCGACCAGCGGCACGCTCACGTCGATATCGGCGACGAGCACGATGTCCGACGCGGCGCCCCTCGGCACGACCGTGTACGATCCCTCGATCTTCACGCGCTTGGCGAACTCGTTGGTGCCCGACCAGCTCCACGTGCAGCGGCGCGCCTTGAGGTCCCACTTCACCGAAATGAAGTTCTGCTCGGTGCGCGTTTTGTCGGTGCCCGTGACGGTGCGATAATAGGTGACCGTCGTGATGTCGTAGTGGTGATCGGTGTCGGATTTCCGGACGTCCTTCACGTCCACGGAGAGCGCCTCGCGCGACTTCTCGTCCTCTTCGATCAGCTTCGGGTTACGCATCGCCGCGCACACGTCGTCGGGCGCCGCGGGAATCGTGAACGACTTCTCCACCCGTGCCATGCCCCATCCCCCCTCGCGGTGAATCGCGATGACCACGTATTTAGCAGCGGCGCGGCATCGATGCCAAGCCCGGCCACCGCGAAACACGGTCCGTCGTCCCGCTCAGCCGATGCGCGCCTCGGAGATCGTCGCCGCGATCCGTCGATGCGCCTCGCTGCCGACCACCGACAGCGGTGGCCTTTCGCGCCGGGCAAACGCGCTGGACATCCGGTCGAGGCGACGGATCGACGCATCGATGCGCTCGTGTGGAAGCGCCCCGGCGCGCACGGCGTCGAAGAGCCCGCGATAGGCCGATTCCTGGGCTTCGACGCTCTTGCACACGAGCAGCGCGTCGCATCCCGCGGCCACGGCGAGCGGCGCGGCCTCCTTGAACGCGTAACGCTTCGCGATGGCGGACATCTCCAGATCGTCGCTCACGATCACCCCGTCGTAAGGCAGCGCGCGCGCCAGCGCTTCGAGCACGACGGGCGAGAGCGTGGCGGGCCGATCCGGATCGAGCGCCGGCCACACGATGTGAGCACTCATGATCGACGCCACGCCCGCGCGGGCCGCCGCGGCGAACGGCACGAGTTCGACCGCGTCGAGCCGGGCCCGGTCGTGGCCGAGCACGGGCAGGTCGAGGTGTGAATCGACGTCGGTGTCGCCGTGTCCGGGGAAGTGCTTGGCGCACGCGGCCACGGCGCCGCCCTGCAAACCCTCGATCACGGCGACGGCAAATTCGGCGACCTTGCGCGCGTCGGAGGAAAACGCCCGCGCGCCGATGACGGGGTTGTCGGGATTCGTGTTCACGTCGGCAACCGGCGCGAAGTTCTGATCGATGCCCACGGCGGCGAGCTCCGCTGCCATCGCAGCGCCCATGCGCCGCGCGAAACGCGTATCGCCCGAGCGGCCAAGCGTCGCCATGTCGGGCCAGACGGTGAAGGGCTCGCGGAAGCGCTGCACCGGTCCGCCCTCGTGATCGACGCACACCCATAGCCGATCGCGCGGCGACAGCTCGCGAAGGCGGGCGACGAGGTCGCGCACCTGCTCCGGCGATTCGTAGTTTCGCGTGAAGAGGATGACGCCGCCCGCGCCGAGATCACGCAGGGCGAATCGGATCTCGTCGCCGGGTTCGAGGCCGGTGAACCCGACGATCAGAAAGCGACCGACATCTGCGGGCATGAAATCGCGGGAGGCGTCACGCGCCCGCGGGCGGCGCGACGAGCGTCTTCGACATGAAGACGTGGTTGCCCTTGTCGTTGAACTTCAGGGTGTCGAACATGACCTGCGCGAGCAGCAGGCCGCGCCCGTGGTGGAGCAATTCGTCGATACCCGTCGCGTTTTCCAGCGTAGCGCGCCAGTCGAAGCCCGGACCCTCGTCCACGATGTCGCACTCCACGCGGTCGCCCGTGCGGCGGATCGACACGCGCACCCGGCGGTCGGCGTAGGCGGGATGCGACGACCGCGACTTCACGAATTCCATGTACTGATGGATGTCGGGCAGTTCGCTTTTGCGTTCGTATCCGATCTCCAGATTTCCGTGCTCGATCGCGTTGACGAGAATCTCGAGCAGGCCGAGCTTGAAGTCGTCGTCGCGGACGCCCATGAGGCGCATGATGCGCTCGACCATGCGGTTGGCCGCGAGCAGGTCGTTTTCGAGCGCCATGTCCACGCGGTCGAGGGACATGGGCAGGTCCTCGATGATCACGCCCTTGCTCTCGCGGCGCAGCCACGCGAGCCGTTCCATGCGGTCCAGGATTCCGTCCACGCGCTGCGGCGCGAAGGGTTTGACGAGGTAGTCGACGACACCGAGCTGCGCCGCCTTGATGGCGGTGTTTTCGTCCGAGAATCCGGTCATGACGACGACAAAGACCATCGGATGCTGATCGCGGATCTTCGCGAGCATCTCCAGACCGTTCATGCGCGGCATGACGATGTCGGTGAAGACGAGATCGGGTTTGTCCTTTTCGAACCGTTCCAGCCCGTAGATGCCGTCCACCGCGGAGGTCACGTCGTAGCCGCGCCGGGCGAGATACGCCTGCATCAGGTCGCGCACGGTCTGTTCGTCGTCCACGATCAAAATCTTGTTGATGAAACGTTCCGGCACGTCGACCTCGAAGTTCACGGTGCAAAGATATCCGAAAACGCCCGCACGTTACCCGAATCGCCGGGAGCGATCAATTGGATTGGGGATGGGGAGTTGCGAGCGAAAACGGCAAACGCCCCGCCGGCCGTCCGGCGGGGCGTTCGCGAGAGGTCGTCAGATGAGATCGACGACGATGTTGTCGAACCAGACGTCGCCGCCCAGCCCGGCCGTATCACCGTCCCCGATCAGCAGTCCGTGGAAGACATCGGTCGAGGCGGGGAAGTAGTCGTGATCCACGCACGTGGTGTCCGCGCCGTCGAGTTGCACGGTGTAGGTTCCCGCCACGCCGCCGGTCAGTACGAAGGTGATGGTGTACCAGGTATTCGCCGCGAGGGTCTCGCCGCAGTCGATGGCCGAGTTGGCGTCGTTCGCCGCGAGCTGGCCTGACGGCGCGACGCCGGCCAGGAATTTCTTCTGCAGGTTGGGCTGAACGATGGCGAATGCGCCCGACGCTCCGT
Proteins encoded:
- a CDS encoding lysine 5,6-aminomutase subunit alpha, whose product is MRLSIPPEIPARARELAARIAAGVQSFIDERTTDAVERATLRLWGLDGVDAAGVPLPNVVIDRLRGVLARGASRPVAAALRETGWEIGRLGEAIAAGAYDITARVDAPDDTWRPVADRLTEAALRAIDDAAARRRDLRGETGDPPWPWLYVIVATGNIYEDITQAVMAARQGADIVAVIRSTGQSLLDYVPHGATTEGFGGTYATRENFRLMRAALDEVSREVGRYVRLVNYASGLCMPEIAALGAIERLDMMLNDCMYGILFRDINPHRTFVDQYASRLISARADIVINTGEDNYLTTADAVDAAHTVLASCLLNERFAILAGMPERLMGLGHAFEIDPERPGSLTTEIAHALLLRAVFPEHPLKYMPPTKHMTGDIFRGYQMNAYFNLVGALTGQGIQLLGMLTEAMHTPFLQDRALAIRNAKYAFAATRGLADSLDLRPGGEIATRADTVLGLAIEMLEEIARIGLFEAIARGMFADIKRPESGGKGAAGVFAKSPDYANPLMEQLRPA
- a CDS encoding DUF2505 family protein, with amino-acid sequence MARVEKSFTIPAAPDDVCAAMRNPKLIEEDEKSREALSVDVKDVRKSDTDHHYDITTVTYYRTVTGTDKTRTEQNFISVKWDLKARRCTWSWSGTNEFAKRVKIEGSYTVVPRGAASDIVLVADIDVSVPLVGKTISKRVADMFASEWPKYAEFVKRFAKP
- the nagZ gene encoding beta-N-acetylhexosaminidase, with the translated sequence MPADVGRFLIVGFTGLEPGDEIRFALRDLGAGGVILFTRNYESPEQVRDLVARLRELSPRDRLWVCVDHEGGPVQRFREPFTVWPDMATLGRSGDTRFARRMGAAMAAELAAVGIDQNFAPVADVNTNPDNPVIGARAFSSDARKVAEFAVAVIEGLQGGAVAACAKHFPGHGDTDVDSHLDLPVLGHDRARLDAVELVPFAAAARAGVASIMSAHIVWPALDPDRPATLSPVVLEALARALPYDGVIVSDDLEMSAIAKRYAFKEAAPLAVAAGCDALLVCKSVEAQESAYRGLFDAVRAGALPHERIDASIRRLDRMSSAFARRERPPLSVVGSEAHRRIAATISEARIG
- a CDS encoding response regulator, which produces MNFEVDVPERFINKILIVDDEQTVRDLMQAYLARRGYDVTSAVDGIYGLERFEKDKPDLVFTDIVMPRMNGLEMLAKIRDQHPMVFVVVMTGFSDENTAIKAAQLGVVDYLVKPFAPQRVDGILDRMERLAWLRRESKGVIIEDLPMSLDRVDMALENDLLAANRMVERIMRLMGVRDDDFKLGLLEILVNAIEHGNLEIGYERKSELPDIHQYMEFVKSRSSHPAYADRRVRVSIRRTGDRVECDIVDEGPGFDWRATLENATGIDELLHHGRGLLLAQVMFDTLKFNDKGNHVFMSKTLVAPPAGA